The genomic interval AggaagatcatcaacgccaacaacacgcagacaaagtcgtgggcaaaAGCTAGTTTggttttataaataaaaaaatatgtatttttttttatctttcaaaCAGGTTATTTATGTTGCAAGAAATGCTAAAGATGTGGCAGTATCATATTATTATCTCCACAAAATGTCCAGTGCTATGCCTGATCCAGGACCCTGGGATGTATTCTTAGATAACTATGTGAAAGCTAATGGTAAGATACAATATAATGATTCTACAGAAGCAATATTATATAAAATGTATCACTATAGCCAGTCTGACATTTGCTATTTTGCCTTAGTGTGCTATAGTTCTTGGTATGATAACGTTAAAGGCTGGTGGGAAAAGAGACATGACCACAAAATCCTGTATATATTCTATGAAGATATGAAAGAGGTAAATTTTGCaataaataataattacataTAGATCATTGTCATTTTAGATTCAATTGTTCATATATTACAATTTATATATTTGAGTCTTTCCTCTCCCTGTGATCAGCTGTTATCACTGGGAATATTGACATGTGTGCCCATTATAATGAATGGCTGACAATGTAAAGCAGAGACAGCTCAGGTCTAACTGACAGTCACTTTTATGAAATCTATAAGCAGGGTTATCACTAGGAGGAGACAACTGGGGCATGTGCTCTTGGTGCTGGTTGTAAAGGGCGGACGCCAAGAACCACTTCTATGTATGTAGATAGAGAGGAAGATCAGTGAGCTGAACCTTTGCCCTGGATGATGGGTAATCTAGCCACAGCTCTATTATATGCCCTAATAGAATCAGGTTAGAAGCATACTTTGTATAAGAACTCTTACAAACAAGTGTATGGCTTGAACCTTCTGTATACAAATGTTCTTAATACGGATATGTGTCTTGGTCTGGTGATCTGAACTCACAGCACTGTATGGATCTACAATGTAGTAAGTTCGGGTCAGTAGACCAATGGCtgggcccaggggtgaaccttccccttttgccgcccgagacgAACGACAGAAAGGGGGCGGAGCGGGcgtggctgagcggagggggcggggttaGCGAAGGGGCGGACTTAGtactgttcgcaggcagagagcaggcacggagatgacctgctctctgcctgagcgtgaggggaggctgctggagcagcgctgcttcagtggcctccccaatccaccgctcggtgctaagccagtccaggacagcttgtcctggactggcttaggtaatcaaaaatgccgccctccctggggtcctgacatgacACAGCAGGCATATCCACCAGGCATATCCATAATAAAGATACTTGGAGGATAGTACCTATACAACCAAAACCATAGGGAACTGCGACCACCCGACATACGTTTCGCCCAAAAATGGGCTTTGTCAAGGGTCCCTATGGTTCTGGTTGTATAGGTAATATCCTTGATAAGTAGTCCCTTGTTTGTATTTCTATCAGGCTTGTTGGTGTATTTATACATATGTTTATACTTCTCGTGATTTCATAGTGATACTGATGTATGTGGTTACATTAACCCACCAATATTGCCCTTATACACAAACGTTTATTGGGACCTTGGTTATGTATATGTTTATCATCCTATAGTCCCCTTTCCATTGGGTTTGGGTATTGTTCGTTTTTCCCCCTTTTTCTACTTCGTGTACTTTGTTTactgtattttattatattaataaaatcaTGGTTTTATTACCTTAGCTGGTTGTATGTACGCAGAGGCAATATACTTGTATGTCAGAGGTCTTACAGTGACTTATCGTCAGGTCAATGACGTCATTATCAATTACTGATTGAGAACAATTTTATCATTCATTTATCAATAATTTATCATTACAGAATCCAAAGAAAGAAATTAAGAAGATTCTGCAATTCCTGGGAAAAGAGATGAGTGAGGCCATTGTGGATAAGATTGTTTATCTCACGTCTTTTGAGGTCATGAAAGACAATGACATGGCCAATTATAAAACTATACCGACGGAGTTTATGAACCAGACTATATCTCCTTTCATGAGAAAAGGTAAGACTTGCGCTGGGCGGCGCAGGGAGACATTGTAGCTCATTTGAATATAATGCTAATTTATCTAAAATAGCCGCAGCACATCAACGAATCATCAGCAAGTTCACAGGGACTAACCTACTGCACTAATGGCcctgacttaaagggagtctgtcagcagcaaaaATATTATTAAACCAGCCCCAGCACCTTGTAATGCTCAGAGCCCTGAGCTCAGTGATAGGATTTGTTTGTAGAATGGTTGTTTAATTTTGACAAAAAGCTTTTTATTCCTACAAAAAGAGGGGGAGTGTTCTGGGGCTGAGCATCATCATAAGGAGGCGGAGGAATGCTCTGATTATGTCATCGCTGCTGGAAAGGTATCGAGTGAGAGAGAGATTTTGCTGTGATGCTCAGCCGCCTCAGAGAATGCCGCCGATACACTCTTAGCTTATTTGTATAGGAGTAAAAAACTGTTTTTTgtcaataggaaaaagccattctACAAAGAATAGCATTGAGCTCAGGGCTCTGAGCAGTGTAAAGTACTAGGGCTGGTTTCATAATGTTTTTGgtgctaacagactccctttaaagaggatctattAGTGACTGAGGCCTTGTGAACACAATTATATTTTCTGTGCACAACCTACTTACTGAGTAACTTACAGTACCTTTCATGCTTGCGTCATTAGAAAGCATATGGGATTTTGTAGCATACTGTCAGATTGTATGAACATCGGGATTTTGCCCTAAAGGAATTGCTTCCAGGGGAAATatgttctgtatactgtatatgataccTGGCAGAACACAATACAATGGCACACCTAGTCTGTATGGCTCTGTACAGAACCATTTAAATACATTGGGGTCCCTGtacaaactttttgaaagtgggacCCACAATGTTCCTCCACCTATAATTTAATTTCAACcaccatttagaaaaaaaaaatactcaccaaaCCTAGTTCCCACGGACCTGCAGATCCATGGATCTGTTGAAATCACTGCCTGTTGCTTGGAAGAGTACCCTtaatgtgggactgtcccgcttGATCTGGGGTGGCTGAGGAGGCCGCCGCAATCATAGGGCCCGATGCAGCTGCCCTATGCGTTGGCCTTATGGTTAAAGCGGCGTGGTTCTGTACCAAGTGACTACTTAGCAAAGAAGGGTCACGTTCCCTGCCTTAAATCTTGTAGGTTGCCTAAACTTGCCCAAGATTTAAAAGTGACCTGTCAGCAGATTTAGGCTGCCCTAACCATGGATATAAATGACATCAGGCTTCCTCATTACAATGGATCGTGTTCTTTGTGACACTACCGTATTGCAGATCTCTTCCTAGCATGAATCTGATGACAGGAGACCTTTAttactattaaatgatgtaatatGCCATATTTTGCTCTCAATAAGGTATTGTCGGGGACTGGAAGAACCATTTCACTGTAGCTCAAAATGAACAGTTTGATGAAGACTACAAGAGGAAGATGGCAGACACAGATCTTCACTTCAGGACCGAGATCTAAAGAATGCACTAAATCTACtctgcctcccctcacgctcaggcagaaagcaggtcctctccgtgcctgctctctgcctgctaaggccgctccgccccaccccctccgctccgctccctcctcctggggggggggctttctgtcatccgcctcgggcagcgaaaaagGCAAGTTCACCCCTGGCTGACGGCTGTCAACATGAAATATGTATTTTGggccggacaacctctttaagtactTAGATGTTCATCATGATAcagttgtttttgtttcttttaggcAATACGTGGACAAGTGAAATTGTTGATTTGATTTATTGTGACGGAGATGAAGTAAAAGCTCGCCGAGATGCTATATATAATCGTGTACCATTTCTAGAGTTATGCGTTCCAGGAATGCCTTCAGGTAATAATAAAGAATATCTTGAATGCCTTTTTAAGAATTAGGATACTGATGGCCATGAATATCAACTTGGTGCTGGCCAGTTTTTGGCACCCCCAACAATCTGCTAAGGAAAGAGCCCTAGTGATTGTGTTAATGCCGCA from Leptodactylus fuscus isolate aLepFus1 chromosome 7, aLepFus1.hap2, whole genome shotgun sequence carries:
- the LOC142212540 gene encoding sulfotransferase 1 family member D1-like, yielding MDVASSQTLVPVHGLLLTEHIAENFENVEKFQARPDDVVIAAYPKCGNTWTSEIVDLIYCDGDEVKARRDAIYNRVPFLELCVPGMPSGIDQLNAAAFPRLVKTHLPIHLMPASFWEKDVKVIYVARNAKDVAVSYYYLHKMSSAMPDPGPWDVFLDNYVKANVCYSSWYDNVKGWWEKRHDHKILYIFYEDMKENPKKEIKKILQFLGKEMSEAIVDKIVYLTSFEVMKDNDMANYKTIPTEFMNQTISPFMRKGIVGDWKNHFTVAQNEQFDEDYKRKMADTDLHFRTEI